Part of the Stigmatopora argus isolate UIUO_Sarg chromosome 3, RoL_Sarg_1.0, whole genome shotgun sequence genome, aaggctttttttcttaaaaaacgacatagtatagtaaggctttttttcttaaaaaaacgacatagtatagtaaggctttttttcttaaaaaaacgacatagtatagtaaggctttttttcttaaaaaaacgacatagtatagtaaggctttttttcttaaaaaaacgacatagtatagtaaggctttttttcttaaaaaaacgacatagtatagtaaggctttttttcttcaaaaaacgacatagtatagtaaggctttttttcttaaaaaaacgacatagtatagtaaggtttttttctaaaaaaaacgacatagtatagtaaggcttttttcttaaaaaaacgacatagtatagtaaggcttttttctttaaaaaacgacatagtatagtaaggctttttttcttcaaaaaacgacatagtatagtaaggctttttttcttaaaaaaacgacatagtatagtaaggctttttttcttaaaaaaacgacatagtatagtaaggctttttttcttcaaaaaacgacatagtatagtaaggctttttttcttaaaaaaacgacatagtatagtaaggctttttttcttaaaaaaacgacatagtatagtaaggctttttttcttcaaaaaacgacatagtatagtaaggctttttttcttcaaaaaacgacatagtatagtaaggcttttttcttaaaaaaacgacatagtatagtaaggcttttttctaaaaaaaacgacatagtatagtaaggcttttttctaaaaaaaaaacgacatagtatagttaggctttttttcttaaaaaaacgacagtatagtaaggctttttttcttaaaaaaacgacatagtatagtaaggctttttttcttaaaaaaacgacatagtatagtaaggctttttttctttaaaaaaacgacatagtatagtaaggctttttttcttaaaaaacggcatagtatagtaaggctttttttcttaaaaaaacgacatagtatagtaaggctttttttcttaaaaaaacgacatagtatagtaaggctttttttcttaaaaaacgacatagtatagtaaggctttttttcttaaaaaaacgacatagtatagtaaggctttttttcttaaaaaaacgacatagtatagtaaggctttttttcttaaaaaaacgacatagtatagtaaggctttttttcttaaaaaaacgacatagtatagtaaggctttttttcttcaaaaaacgacatagtatagtaaggctttttttcttcaaaaaacgacatagtatagtaaggctttttttcttaaaaaaacgacatagtatagtaaggcttttttctaaaaaaaacgacatagtatagtaaggcttttttcttaaaaaaacgacatagtatagtaaggcttttttctttaaaaaacgacatagtatagtaaggctttttttcttcaaaaaacgacatagtatagtaaggctttttttcttaaaaaacgacatagtatagtaaggctttttttcttaaaaaaacgacatagtatagtaaggctttttttcttcaaaaaacgacatagtatagtaaggctttttttcttaaaaaaacgacatagtatagtaaggctttttttcttcaaaaaacgacatagtatagtaaggctttttttcttcaaaaaacgacataatatagtaaggctttttttcttcaaaaaacgacatagtatagtaaggctttttttcttaaaaaaacgacatagtatagtaaggctttttttcttaaaaaaacgacatagtatagtaaggctttttttcttcaaaaaacgacatagtatagtaaggctttttttcttaaaaaaacgacatagtatagtaaggctttttttcttaaaaaaacgacatagtatagtaaggctttttttcttcaaaaaacgacatagtatagtaaggctttttttcttcaaaaaacgacatagtatagtaaggcttttttcttaaaaaaacgacatagtatagtaaggcttttttctaaaaaaaacgacatagtatagtaaggcttttttctaaaaaaaaaacgacatagtatagttaggctttttttcttaaaaaaacgacagtatagtaaggctttttttcttaaaaaaacgacatagtatagtaaggctttttttcttaaaaaaacgacatagtatagtaaggctttttttctttaaaaaaacgacatagtatagtaaggctttttttcttaaaaaacggcatagtatagtaaggctttttttcttaaaaaaacgacatagtatagtaaggctttttttcttaaaaaaacgacatagtatagtaaggctttttttcttaaaaaacgacatagtatagtaaggctttttttcttaaaaaaacgacatagtatagtaaggctttttttcttaaaaaaacgacatagtatagtaaggctttttttcttaaaaaaacgacatagtatagtaaggctttttttcttaaaaaaacgacatagtatagtaaggctttttttcttcaaaaaacgacatagtatagtaaggctttttttcttcaaaaaacgacatagtatagtaaggctttttttcttaaaaaaacgacatagtatagtaaggcttttttctaaaaaaaacgacatagtatagtaaggcttttttcttaaaaaaacgacatagtatagtaaggcttttttctttaaaaaacgacatagtatagtaaggctttttttcttcaaaaaacgacatagtatagtaaggctttttttcttaaaaaacgacatagtatagtaaggctttttttcttaaaaaaacgacatagtatagtaaggctttttttcttcaaaaaacgacatagtatagtaaggctttttttcttaaaaaaacgacatagtatagtaaggctttttttcttcaaaaaacgacatagtatagtaaggctttttttcttcaaaaaacgacataatatagtaaggctttttttcttcaaaaaacgacatagtatagtaaggcttttttcttaaaaaaacgacatagtatagtaaggctttttttctttaaaaaacgacatagtatagtaaggcttttttttcttaaaaaaacgacatagtatagtaaggcttttttttcttaaaaaaacgacatagtatagtaaggctttttttcttaaaaaaacgacatagtatagaaaggctttttttcttaaaaaaaggacagtatagtaaggcttttttttaaattaaaaaacgacatagtatagtaaggcttttttctttaaaaaaacaacatagtatagtaaggcttaccGAATGAAAAAGCGCCACAGGGTCCAGACGAGGATGACGAGGAGGCCCAGCAGCCAGCACTGCGTGATGAAGAAGGGCAGCGGCAACATGATGGTGTTGGGGTCGTACTTGAGCACGATGAGAAACTCCGTCACCGTGATGGCCGCCACCAGCCACGCTTGCTGGCCCAGCTTCTTGTGGAACTTCCTGCCGGGCCCCAAACCACAAGACCAGTCCGTCAGGGCGCTCGCACCTTGAAAGATGCCCTCGCTACTCACGGGTCGTCCATAAAGTCGTAGATCTCCCTCATGGCCACGCCCCCCACGTTGACGAAAAACACCAGGCGCAGGAGCACCAGGTAATGTTCCGGAGGCATCCACAGCACGAACTTGAGGTAGAACGTGTTCATCTCGGCCAGTAGGAACTTTGGGGGGGAAACCGACCTCGTTAGCCAGTCGGGGGGCGGAGCCAGGTCGGCGTTTTTACCATAAAGATGATGCCTAAAACGGCGAGCCAGCGGCGAAGGTTGGACGCCGGCTTCCACTCAAACTTGACCCAACTGTACGGGGTAAACTGGAAGGCGATTCGCTTGATTTTGCCTCTGAAAAGTCACCACACGTCATTTTGTTTGTGACGATAAGAGAAAAGGAACGCTAGATGATATATACGTGTCATAATAATGTCTgtttttcccaaccttttttgagatgcgacacactttgcattgaaaaaaaaatcatctgaagatcttttcatttgaaacgatgttgcctaaaaaagccttactatacaatgtcatttttttaaagaaaaaaagccttactatatatactacgtcgttttttgagaaaaaaaagccttactatactatgtcgttttttaaggaaaaaagacttactatgcTATGccgtttctttaaaaaaagccttactatactatgttgtttttttagggaaaaaaagccttactatactatgtcgttttttgagagagaaaaagccttactataatatgtcggggggttttgggaaaaaaagccttagtatactatgtcgttttttgagagagaaaaacccttactataatatgtcagttttttgggggggaaaaaagccttactatactatttcgttttttttaggaaaaaaagccttactatactatgttgttttttttggagaaaaaaaagccttactatactacgtcgtttttggaagaaaaaaagccttactgttggagtaatcattattataaatgtgtttgcaatgctgatttaggaatataaagccttataatatacatgcttactatattaatcaatatatttgcttattaggaatagtaatgctcatcctaaatgtgtaactatattaaacaatatatatatatatatatgtgttgatcgcttttatgttagagttagaattaatatgtgctttcaatgaagacaaacgcttactccaaggtcgctctccaggacagctggctccagctagagacttaacaattcactgagtccttgctccgaggactgattactggaagatacgcctcaaccctttccccagatacaagttcgcaatgaagatctgtgaaggacgcttaaattgttgttgattcagcggatggctatcaatcaacctccgggattactcgcatattgttttaaattgtgacgcgaggtttgacgctaggtttgcttgatatggaattgttttgtttcttgcttacgcaattggatcgaatcgataaccttgtaattgttttgatttgaggccttaaatgggcaggacaaaATGCCGCTCaagagaataatcttgacccgacgagcgggtggatgtattctcttcttgtaagaattaaatggagatgtgactacagatgccttttttattgaaagctgaatttggaaatacccaaggataaacctaacacttactatatatactatgtcgtttttttgaggaaaaaaaagccttactatacaatgtcattttttaaagaaaaaaagccttactatatatactacgtcgttttttgagaaaaaaagccttactatactatgttgttttttgaggaaaaaaaagccttactatactatgtcgttttttaagaaaaaaagccttactatacgatgtcgttttttttaagaaaaaaagccttactatactatgtcgtttttttaagaaaaaaagccttactatactatgtcgtttttttaagaaaaaaagccttactatactatgtcgttttttactatgtcgtttttttaagaaaaaaagccttactatactatgtcgtttttttaagaaaaaaagccttactatactatgttgtttttaagaaaaaaagccttactatactatgtcgtttctttaaaaaaagccttactatacaatgtcgttttaaaataaaaaaagccttactataatatgtcttttttttgggaaaaaaagccttactatatgtctttttttttaagccttactatactgttgttttttgaagaaaaaaagccttactatatatactatgtcgttttttttaaagaaaaaaagccttactatatataccatgtcgtttttttaaagaaaaaaagccttactatatatactacgtcgttttttgaggaaaaaaagccttactatactatgtcgtttctttttaaaaaagccttgctatactatgttgttttttgagaaaaaaaagccttactatactatgactatattaacaatagtcattctcatcaaagttttattgcCAGGAATCACAAAAACCTCCCAAATATTCCAAAATCTCATTTTCCACACTGACTTAACTAATGTCACAAAATTTGATATCTGCGGACCTTCAACAACTTTCGACCGAcgcaaaaataaatcatgtcatgtttttaatctcattgaatgacttttctccaaatatttcttaaatctcccaatattacgcaaaaaagtGCACTTCATGttggagaaaaataagcaacaaaatgactgttgtaATGACTTGTAACAGCATTATCTATCATTTAAGGTTCATCCTAATTTGATtgtaaccttgtaatagttgaATTTTAATCTCATTCTATTTATATTCCTTTTTCTCTCCAAATATGACATTACTCGCGGTTGGGAAACGCTGACTTACACAACACAAAGCCAGCCAATTTGCTTCAACATCAGTATcgagccatcttttttttcccccccgtgtTTTTAAATCGAATCTAAAATGCAAATCCCGCGCCAAAACTCACGGACAAGTGAAAGACTTACTTGTAAGTGGGAATATTCCAGAGGCCCTGCCACTGATAAGGCTTCATGGACAACCACGCCAGGGTCTTCATGCCGCAGTAGATGCCCAGACCGTTGCACAGCAACACATCCATGATCCACTGCAAGAACAACAACATCCTTTgactttttagtttttcttaaaaaggccCAAAACTTTTTTGTAGCCACCTACGTGATCCCACCAGCATTCGGAAAAGTTTGGCAGCTGGTGCTCCAGGCTGTACTCCAGGAACTCGAACATGACGCTGATGATCATGCACATCCACCAGTCGCGAATCATCAGCGTctacaacaagggtgtcagactcgggttggttcgcgggccactttaacgtcaacttgatttcacgtgggccggactattttagatatcatatttagattttttttaataaatggattaaaagaactggattaaaagatctgaatattcagttttttatagatctaaaacaatgtttagttgagcttttttaaatatatttttagattttacaaaatgatttttgaactaaaaacacagaaaaaatggattaaaaaatgacaattattgatttaaaagggggaaaatcaggaaattgaatatacatctatacgccattttaatttgatcctaaagctgaaagtcggaccattttagatataatatttagatgttttttttataaatggattaaaatacctgattattcagtttttatagatctaaaacaatgtttatttagggtttttttatatatatttttttagattttacaaaatgatttttgaactaaaaacagaaaaaaatgattaaaaaatgacaatgattgatttaaaaggggggaaatcaggaaatttaatatacatctatactcttcattttaatttgattctaaaacagaaagttggcactcatcatttactttcccgggccacacagtatgatgcggtgggccagatttggcccccgggccgccactttgtcaCCTGTGGTCTCGGGGGAGCCGAGAGTGACATTGGCGGGATTTCCGGTCGCCGAGGATACTTACTTTGATGTACCATCCCAGGAAATGAGCCGGGACGAAGCCGTCCAATTTGTCCTGCCGGGAGATTTGGAAAGACAGCGAGTTTAAAactttaagacttttttttttaaaagtgacgAGCGCGTCGTACCCAGACGTTGTGTAACGGGTCGCTGGCGTTTCCCGGATCGTAGAAGAGGCAGTTTCCCCCGTAGTCGCGCTCAGGAAGGGGGACGCCCAATTTGGGGTCGATGTATTTCATGAACTGTCGCCCGTCATGCACCGTCTAAATCAGGGGAATCAAACTCAAGTTTTTGTGGTGGGCGGGCGAGCCACATTGTAGTTTCACATTTCATTCCAAGGGTCGTTATGTCTTCTaattaacatacctgtcaacctctgccgacaactgcccttataaatgattatgattccccttagaaatcccccaaaaaccttacaaacaccgtacgactcgtacgagtcgtaaggtgtttgtaaggtttttggaggggtttgtaaggggaatcataatcatttataagggcagttatcggcagaggttgacaggtatgaattaaGCTCCCAAAATGAATCCGTTCATGAATTGACAGCTTCATTTTGGACAATAAAATCACTACAAATATTCTCTTGAAGTGGATTTTTGTAcatgtatttcctttttttattttaaatcagaaGAGAGCTCATGTTAAACAAAAAATaggggtttttttttatttaaaaaggaaaaaagtaaatattgagTTTTTGAAAATCTATTCAttaacagtgaaaaataaaaatggtaaagagaaaacattttagatttccttttttttttccaaatgggagtaaaagaactggatcaaaagccctaaatattccgtttgtTAAAAACCAGATTTGAAAAAATGCGGGTTTGAACTACAGTAGGTAGCCTCACCTGgaagaggatgaagatgaggaagagCTCATAGACGACCGTCACGCACAGCCAGAAACGCCAATACGCTGcagagacaaaaaaacacatttttcccaTTTCCAACATTTTGCACAAGAGCTCATTATTGTGATAATTACCCATAgactgatatttaaaaaaaaaaaatcattttaataatattggTCATatatatcgcccagctctagccACGCCCATATTTTCTTCGGTGAAGGACGACCCAAACGGGCTCAAACAATGTCTTTTGCCCGGAAGGAAACGGAATGCCGGGAAGATGAACGTTACGAGGGCGCCGTGCGTACACAGCCACTTATCTTActtgcttccttccttccttttttacTGCGCGTTGACATTCGAAAGGAAGCGTGTTTGGTTCCATTTAAGGCAAGGCTgacaaactcgggttggtttgcgggccgcattaacgtcaacttcatttcatgtgggccggaccattttagatataatattttgattttttttttttataaatggattaaaagaactggattaaaagccctgaatattccgtttttttatagatctaaaacaatgtttattttagcttcttttatatattttacaaaatgatttttgaactaaaaacacggaaaaaattgattaaaaaatgacaatgattgatttaaaaggggggaaatcaggaaatttaatatacatctatactcctcatttgaatttgatcctaaaacagaaagtcggcactcattatttactttctcgggccacacaaaatgatgcggcgggccagatttggcccccgggccgccactttgacacgtgatttaagGCAAGggttcatttcattttagatataatatttagattttttttttattgaattaaaaaaaactggatcaaaagccctaaatagtccgtttttataggtctaaaacaatgtttacttgagctttttttcttagtaatggaaattttattttaatcatgtttttcatttcaaaaggaaacaaaatatatttttaaatgatgttcaatattacagtggaaaacggaaaatatttgtatatttaaattttagattttacaaaatgccttttgaactaaaaccacgaaaaaaaattggattaaaaaatggattgattttaaaaaggggaaaatcaggaaatgtaatgtacatctatcatcatttgaatttgatcctaaaatagaaagtcatgatttactttctcgggcccccgggccgccactttgacacctgtgatttaaggGTCTCGAGCATGCCCAGCCTTGTCAAAAGAGACGATAGAAGCAAATACTGCCTTGTCGAAAGTCTGGGAAATATATTTTAGGCATCAAGAGGGCCGATGCCATTCAAAGCAAAAGTTGCGGTGTTCAAATTAGAAAAGAAATTCTCAACTCCACCAAAACAAGTTTGACAAGCACAAATAAAAGCAATGTTCTTTTGTGGTTCCACGCTCAGGgcgataaaaaaaaagtgtcacgtACGTTACAGTTCAGCGGCCATTATCCCTTTAACCAAACCATTAGATGACTCAAGTCACCTCGCCTCAATATGCCAAAGTATACTGACAAACAAAAAGTAGCATTGATGCGAATGaaacttttataaaaaaatgtatctcaTGTAAACACGGTTTTGGAAAATGGCGCTATCACGGGCTAAACtgctagtacagtggtacctctacatacgagcagctctacctacgagatgctcgagatacgaggaaaatttcgagtaaataattcgctctagatacgagaaacatttcgagatgcaaccaagccaggtggccataacatgagaggctgtttatcattgtagcgcactgtcttttttgccgcatctttttcgtgtataacagatatctgcgagcactgaacgatttattcagacgagtttcgaccaggaaacgcacaaagcacatgcgcgggcaaaaagagggctttctgggtaatgaagtatactcgtgcacacaacaccgatagccaatggcaccctttctcagaagaaaacttcattacccacaatcaatacgtgggtaggctgttattccttccttagcctgttagctcccgcgatcgctcattcaagactacttcttgttggcaagtggtcgtgcgttatcctattgtgaggacatttgtgtgcatcattttcggaatattttgaagggtagacaacagcaaacagccaattgatagcgaacgtgagggtggaggcgtggcaaacagctaacccggacagaacgaaggtaaaaaaaaaaaatcagaattcagttttgtgtaaagttacattaaacgtatgtttgagtctgtatatattaatccaagttaatgtaaatttgtttgttcagttacgagtgcgttgccgtggaaagatACCCCCACGCCCCCCTCCCCTctctttctgtccctctctgtaccctccacgaaatccacccaattttagttattttaaacacattttattactattaaaccactagttatgtgttactttgttaatagatggcggattagaagaaataaaacattttttccaatccaatatcctgtttttggtgttttttcagaaggttggaacaaattaatttgtttttagttcatttcaatgggaaacgttcgctcgagttatgagaagatcgacatacgatctcagtcccggaacgcattaagatcgtatctcgaggtaccactgtatttcatgGCAATATTCCGCCATTTTCAAATTCTCATCACTACTTTGACTCAATGATAAGAAGTGAAATAATCAAATTTGAATATCCATTGCACATCCAGGGATGCTAATAGTGTTGATCTTACCTGGATGTGGTCGAGTGAAGGGTCCATCTTTTGCTTGAGTCAccccaaaacaaagaaaaaccagTATGCTGGCCACAAtcccccttaaaaaaaagaaacaaatacgAAACGTTTTTCACTCAACCCAGACCATCCAGTACAAATATTAGCAGCTTTATTGCTAAAACATAGACTCCTAGAAGCTCTCTTAAGGACGACACGTCAAAGCCAAGCGGGCTCGGTGGGCCGATTCCAGGAAAAGCGCTAACGTCTTTATCTGGCAACCAAGCACTACCATTGCCAGGAAAAATCGCTAACGTCTTTATCTGGCAACCAAGCAGTGATGTCGCCAGGACAAATTGCTAACGTTTTTATCTGGCAACCAAGCAGtgatgtcgccatgacaaattGCTAACGTTTTTATCTGGCAACCAAGCGCTGCCATCGCCAGGAAAAATTGCTAATGTTTTTATCTGCCAACCAAGCAGTGATGTCGCCAGGACAAATTGCTAACGTTTTTATCTGGCAACCAAGCAGTGATGTCGCCAGGAAAAATCGCTAACATTTTTATCTGGCAACCAAGCAGTGATGTCGCCAGGACAAATTGCTAACGTTTTTATCTGGCAACCAAGCAGTGATGTCGCCAGGACAAATTGCTAACGTTTTTATCTGGCAACCAAGCAGTGATGTCGCCAGGAAAAATCGCTAACGTTTTTATCTGGCAACCAAGCAGTGATGTCGCCAGGACAAATTGCTAACGTTTTTATCTGGCAACCAAGCGCTGTCGTCGCCAGGACAAATTGCTAACGTTTTTATCCGGCAACCAAGCAGTGATGTCGCCAGGAAAAATTGCTAACGTTTTTATCTGGCAACCAAGCGCCACCGACAGCTGCAAATTTTGTTAACGAAGTCCCGCCACGCCGTGTCCACCTCCCGCAGAGATCAcgaataatattaaatatttgctagtgggtaaagagaatatttttttcagattttgtaagccttttttctagCGAGCGCCACATCCAAAAATAAAGCTCCAtatgattttattttccaaagctttttaaaaatagtttccttttgtcaatggaaagaaatcaaaaacacaaaagagcaAAATCAACTCACGTTTTCGTTTTAGCCAACACGTGTCGACgctgctaaaaaaaaagtgttgttaaGTGAGCGCgccactttcaaaataatggaacgtTTTGACGACGcgcaaaatgcaaaacttatttAGAACACCATGTTGCCTTTCAAAATGAATCGTCACTAAGCTAAAATGGAGAGCCAAAAACTAAAAACTTtacatatttgaatttttttcatgtaaattcctGCAAATAAcagctttattttttaagtgtggGCGGGGTTTCATATTATTGATACAGAATGCGTATTTAGCAGTTTGCTAAAGACTGGCTGCGTTCAATACGTGAACTTCCCCCGCAAGACGGACCGGCTGACCTCTTAGTGTTGAAGGCGGTGTCCTGCGGCGTCTCCTCCAGAAGCGTGACGTAAACCAGAGCACACGTCAGGATGAACAGAACGGTGAGGGTGTGAGCCCGCCTGTCAAAAAAGAAGGAGGGGCCAGACAGCTTTACTACCAAGCTGACTCATGACATTTCTTACCTAATACAATGCAAGAAACAGGTACAACCCAATCCAGACAGCTTGTGTGCAAACTTATGAAtttcatacctggcaacctggaCCAATTgtttcccttattaatgattgcaattccccttattaagtgataaaaaataaaaaaaaataattaaaaaaacttacaattgcaacatggcacatatttactcacatagggcgcacttaaaagtaaaaaaaatattccccaaagtggatggggtacccaatcagtcggtgcgccttgtgtatgcactatcaagattgtgtagatgtcactgtatgacgctgacagcttgactgtctaaatcacctgtgtcaaagtggcggcccgtgggccaaatctggcccgccgcatcattctgtgtggcccgggaaagtaaatgatgagtgccgactttctgttttaggatcaaattcaaatgaagagtatagatgtatattacatttcttgattttcccccttttaaatcaatcattttattttttcggtgtttttagttcaaaaatatatttaaaaaagctaaaataaacaatgttttagatctataaaaaaaactgaata contains:
- the ptdss2 gene encoding phosphatidylserine synthase 2, which gives rise to MKLEARRSCATAVSATGRCTPEPVGNATGDPGYPAYPELGGPLKAKVTKQSSRESLQRKNTECEVYDDGTNTFFWRAHTLTVLFILTCALVYVTLLEETPQDTAFNTKRGIVASILVFLCFGVTQAKDGPFTRPHPAYWRFWLCVTVVYELFLIFILFQTVHDGRQFMKYIDPKLGVPLPERDYGGNCLFYDPGNASDPLHNVWDKLDGFVPAHFLGWYIKTLMIRDWWMCMIISVMFEFLEYSLEHQLPNFSECWWDHWIMDVLLCNGLGIYCGMKTLAWLSMKPYQWQGLWNIPTYKGKIKRIAFQFTPYSWVKFEWKPASNLRRWLAVLGIIFMFLLAEMNTFYLKFVLWMPPEHYLVLLRLVFFVNVGGVAMREIYDFMDDPKFHKKLGQQAWLVAAITVTEFLIVLKYDPNTIMLPLPFFITQCWLLGLLVILVWTLWRFFIRDITLRYKETRRRRQEEPTERPATAAERPPAGNGASSGRSKLNGSSDFLRYRKS